The following is a genomic window from Cyanobacterium sp. T60_A2020_053.
AGTTGATGAGAATAACTGTATCAAATAAATCAGGATATTCTGCTATTAATTTTAGGGCTAAACAACCACCAAATGATTCGGCTAAGAGATAAATCTTTTGATATTTTTCTCTTTTAATAGTTTGTTTAAAAATCTCAATAAATTGAGTAATTAAACTCTCCCAATCTTTAATAATTTCATTCCCTACATAAAAAGTGCGTATCTCGAAATATTCTTTTAGATTATCTTGATATTGCAAAAATGCTCCACTGCCATCCATGCCGGGTAGGTAAATCAATAAGTTGTCATGGTGAAGGGCGCTGTAGGAGAGAAATTTCATGTTTTAGAAAAAAAGAGAGGCAGAGGAAGCCGGGGAGAAAGGGAAGCAGAGGAGAAAGGGAAGCCGGGGAGATAATTAATTGTCCATTATTCTCTAAGCGACAAAAGGTAAAGATTGAGGGGATACCACCCCTTGATAAAAGTTGCGTAATTGAGCGGTAGCAGCGCCCCAGCCCCATTTTTCAGCCTCTAAACGAGCATTTTGTCTTAATTGTTCTCTTTCTTCTGTCATGGATAATAAATGTTGGGTAGCGTTAATCGCTCCACTGGCATCACTAGGATCAAACATATAACCATTAACGCCATCGGTGACAATATCAGGAATACCACCCCGGCGCGCGGCTATCACTGGGCAACCGGCTGCCATCGCTTCTAACAATACTAAACCAAGGGTTTCGGTAGAAGAAGGGAAAATAAACGCATCGGCGGAGGCATAAGCCGCACCTAATTCTTCCCCGTGCAAATAGCCGACAAAATTGGTATTTGTATCGGCGAACAGTTGTTCTAATTCGCTTCGGGCAGGTCCATTACCCACGATGGCGAGGCGCGCGCCGGGGATGCTTTCTAACACTGGTTTAATTTTATCAATTTCTTTTTCTGCTGATACTCGACCGACATATAATAATAGCGGATCATCTGGATTACCTTGAGATAATTTTTCACGCACGGCACGGGAAGCCAAACTGGGGTGAAATTTGTCGGTATCAACTCCTTTTTGCCATAAATCCACCCTTTCGATACCGTGATTTTCCAATTCATTCACCATAGCAGTGGAAGTGCAGAGGTTTAATGAAGCCTGATTGTGAGCGAGTTTTAGCAATTCCCAGATTAAACCTTCCAGCGCCCCTAAGTTGTAATGATGCAAATATTGAGGTAAATGGGTATGGTAGGAAGCCACGAGGGGAATGTTTAATTTTTTGGCGTAATATATGCCTCCAACTCCCAACACAGCGGGGTTAACCACATGGATTAAGTCGGGTTTGAATCTTTGTAGGGCAAAACGAATGGAAGGGTTAGGAATGGCTAGTTTTAACTCTGGGTATAGGGGCAGGGGAATGCCTTTGATACCGTTAATTTTTGCGCCTTTATACTCTTTCATTCCGCCTTCAGGACAAAATATTAATACTTCGTCTCCTTGTTTTTGTAGTTGTTCTACTGTATGTTTCAATCGGGTGACAATACCATCTACTTTGGGCAAAAATGTTTCGGTAAAAAGGGCAATACGCATAAAAAGTAATTTCTTCCTCGTGGGTAAATTCAACTTTAAACTATATCACTGTTGCTGATTTTTAGGTCAATTTCGGTAAAACTTTTTACTATGGGGTGGTGATGGCTATTTTTAATTTGATTTTCTCTATCTACTAATATTGTCTTCATGCCTATTTCTTGTGCTGAGTTTAATTCTGCTTCTATATCTGATAAAAATATGATGGAGGGCGCTGGAATAGCAATTTTTTCTATTATTTTTTGATAAGATTGAGATTCTTTTTTATTCCCTATTTTTGTATCAAAAAAATCTCTAAAAAAATGTAAAATATTTCCGTAGTTAGTATGGGCAAAAAAGAGTTTTTGTGCATAAACAGAGCCAGAAGAATACACATAAAGAGGGATGTTTTTTTGATGCCAATATAATAGTTTTTCGTAAGCATCTTCGTAAATATGAGCAGTAAAATCACCATTGCTATAACCATTTTCCCAAATTAGACCTTGTAAATCTTTGAGGGGCGCTATTTTACGATCTTCGTTAATCCATTGTCTTAATGTGCTAATAATTAATTCTATATTATTGGGGTTGATGTGAGCTTCTTCCGCTACTTGAATGATAATATTTTTTACTATTTTATTCTCAATATTTACTTTAATAAAATCTGCCATTTTTTCATAAGCATAGGGAAATAAGGTATCTTTAACAAAAGAAATAGAACTGGTTGTGCCTTCAATATCTGTAATTATTGCTTTAATCATTTGTTTACGAATAATTAATTGTAGTCTTATTTGTTTAAAGAAGTAAGTATAACAATCCTAAGAACCTGTTTGAAAAGTCTCGATGTAGAATATTCGGGGAGACAAAACAAGAAAAAATAATGACAAAGCCATCATAGGATACATAACTTACCGATGTCCAGTGGGAATATTTAGAACCATTAATAATAATTCAAACCAGTAGAAGAAATCGGACTTTACAGATGGGAAATGTACTAAACGTTATTTTTTAGTTTCTTGCCAATGGTATCAAGTGGAGGGCAATACCTCAGCTATCTTAAAATCTTAGTAATATCATAATCATAAATCCAAGCTGTTTTCAGATTAATTAAACTAGGATTAATCTTACTAACAGTGTTTAATGCTAAATTACGAGCCATCGCTTTTAAGCCCGAAGCGTGAAATATCTCAGCATTTTTTCTCGAAGTTTGTTGAACTTTTGTTGCTCTTTCTTGTCTTAATTGTTGATATTTACAAAACGCAATTTCTATATTTTTTTCCTCACTGATAAAATGAGCTAAACAGTAAGCATCTTCTATAGCCATTCCAGCGCCCTGCGCCTGAAACGGTAACATCGGATGAGAAGCGTCACCCAATAGAGTTATTTTACCTTTTGACCAAAATGGCAACGGTTGATGGGTAAATAAACCCCATTTGTAGCATTTTTCGGAAGTATTGAGCAAATCCGTCAGAATGTCATCTAATAAAGCCGATTTATTGCCAAAACGGGCGATTATCTCCTGCTTATCAGCTTCCAGCGCCCATCCCTCCTCTTGCCATCTTTCCTCTTTCACCACCAACACCAAATTTAACCAACATTGCCCCAACTGCTGATTATCATTAGGATATGCCACCACATGATGATTTTCTCCCATCCATACCGTAGCTTTGCCCCATAAAGAGCGATATTTCTCGGTAAATGGCAAAATTGACCTAAATGCAAAATAACCAGCATAGATGGGCTTATAATCAGGGAATAGAGACATTCTTAGGGTGGAGTGCGCTCCATCCGCACCGATGAGAGCCTGAGCCGGATATTTTTCAGGATTATTAGCAAGAGAAAAAGATAAATTTTCTCCCTTTTGCTCATATTCTGCTAATTTTTGGGAGAAATGAATACGACTTTTATCTTCAATGGAATTAAACAATAACTCATGTAAATCAGCGCGGCGACATTGATAATAAGGAGTATCTTGATTTAACTGCCAAGATGCGATATTGTTATCCCCAGAAAAAGAACGTAATTGAAATCCAAAACAACGGTGAGATATAGCTTTTAACTGTTTTTCTAAATCCAACTGTTGCAAAACTCTGACCACATTAGGGCTAACCTGTATCCCATAACCCAGCGCTTCAAAAGAATTAGCTTGTTCATAAATTTGAAAACCAATTCCTTTTGATTGTAAGGCGCGCGCCAAAGTCAAACCGGCAATTCCTGCCCCGATAATAATAATTTCCTTAGTCATAAATATTGTAAAATCGCAATATTTCCATGTTAGTCAATTATTAGAAAAGATTACTCCCCTCTCCTGTGGGAGCAGGGCGTTTTCATTCTCAAAAATGTTAGTTTCTCAAACTAGCCAATAATCTGAAATTCAGAGGTTTTTAACTACTAATAAATCAATTAATAGTAAAAAATCCTCCTGTCTCCCTGAATCTCCCCCCTTTTTAAGGGGGGTTGGGGGGGATCATCCTTATATTGTCTTCTTGTCAAAAACAAATCAATTTTGATCCTGACTTTGAAAACACCCTGCTGTGGGAGAGGGGGTGGGGGTGAGGGCAATGCCTATAGCCATAGCGCTATACTGACAATAAATAACGCAATGATAAAAAACTCAGAATATCCCCATGGAATGGCAAGAAAAAAACGGTAACTGGTTGTTAATCCCCACCCAACCAATAGGAATCATCCACTTTTTAGGCGGTGCATTTGTTGCTACAGCGCCCCAACTCACCTATCGATGGTTACTGGAAAAACTCGCATCTCAGGGTTATGTTATTATTGCCACTCCATTTATTAATACCTTAGATCATAAATCTATTGCCCTGAGTGTATTAAACAAATTTGAAAATATCATGCAAACCTTAGGGGGAAACACTGGCATAGATGTCAATTACTTACCAATCTATGGTATCGGTCATAGTATGGGATGTAAACTTCACCTACTTATTAATAGCCTATTTGGACTAGAACGAGCCGGAAATATTTTGATTTCTTTTAATAACTATCCCCTACAAAAAGCAATTCCTTTCATGGATCAAATTTTGCCATCATTAACGAATAATTTAAAAAATAATTGGCAAATCGATCCTAACTTACAATTTGAATTTACCCCTTCTCCCGAAGAAACCACCACCCTAGTTAAAGAAAATTATTCAACTCGGCGCAATTTGCTAGTTAAATTTGATAACGATAACATTGACCAAACTTTGATATTAGAACCAATATTACAACAACTTTCTCCCAATTTAACTACCATATTAAAGCTAAAGGGAAATCATCTTACCCCTTTAGGTCAAGATATAGATTGGCAAGTAGGGGAAGTTTTTACTCCCTTCGATGCAGTCGGGCAATGGGTAAAACAAAATTTATCGAAAGATTTATATACTTTAGAAAAGGAAATTTCTCGTTGGTTAAATCCGGTTGCTTCGTTTAACACTTACTCTTGATTTACGAAAAATAATATTTTGTTACAGTGTATTGAACTAAAACCCTAGAATATGATAATAACAAGGGGTTTAAACCCCTTACCTACAAATAATTAATTTCCTACGAAAACTTATTATTTTATGAAATACAAATACACAGCAAAATATACCAAAATTCCGTCAGGATATATGGCACAAATTATGGAATGGCAAGAAGTCATCACGGAGGGCAAAAGTCTTACTGAATGTCGTTTTTTACTTGAAGATGCCTTGAAGGAAATGATTTTAGCTTATCAACAACTAGGGAAACCCATTCCTTTAAGTGACACAGTATTTTAGGCTTCTAGCCCGATTTTTGGAGAAGTCTAATCAATAATATTAAGTAATTTTCCCACCGTGTAATGAATTACACGGCTAACGAGTTATCGTTCAATAAATTGAACTAAGATTATTTTTAATTGATTTATCTGTGATTAAACGAACTTGATATAAAGTATTAGCTTTTAAATGCCATGACTCATTATCCATTGTCAATTGTCCATTATCAATTGTCCATTATCAATTACCCTCACGAGTTTACTTTTTCATCAAGCCTTAATTAGTATATGTATAAAAAAATATTTTTTTTAGTATTTCTTGTTTTAATAACAGCTTGTCAAAACAATTCTTCCCCTCCTATCACGCAACCAGAAAATAATAATCAAGAAGTATCCCAAGGAATTTCCCTCGATAATGCTACCCTTGAACAATCTAATAACGATGGTGCAAATTTTTGGCGTTTGAGAGTAGGAAAAGTTACTTATTCTGAAGATAATAAAATTGCTAATATTGAAAATATTACAGGTAATTTATTTCAAGATGGAGAAATTATTTTAAAGTTTCAAGCTAATGAAGGTAGTGTAATTAATGACGGCGAGAAAATCATTTTAAATGGTGATATTTTAGCTATTGATACCCGTAATCAAATAGAAATAACAGGAGATAATTTAACATGGCAACCTAATGAAAAATTTTTTGTTTTAGATCAAAATGTTGAGATTAATCGTCAGGATATTAGACTAAAATCACAACAGGTCAAATATTACACGGAAGTAGAAATAATAGAAGTTAATCAAGATATAATTGCCCAATATTCAGAGCCAAAATTAACTTTAAAAACGGAAAATTTAATTTGGCAAATTAAAGAAGAAATAGTTAATATAACTACTTTTTTAACATTAAATAGACTGGAAAAGGATAACGTTATTGAATATTTAACAGCTGAGGAAGGTAAGATTAATTTACAGGATAAACAAGTATTTTTAATTGATAATGTAGCTTATAAATCTATTGT
Proteins encoded in this region:
- the lptC gene encoding LPS export ABC transporter periplasmic protein LptC; protein product: MYKKIFFLVFLVLITACQNNSSPPITQPENNNQEVSQGISLDNATLEQSNNDGANFWRLRVGKVTYSEDNKIANIENITGNLFQDGEIILKFQANEGSVINDGEKIILNGDILAIDTRNQIEITGDNLTWQPNEKFFVLDQNVEINRQDIRLKSQQVKYYTEVEIIEVNQDIIAQYSEPKLTLKTENLIWQIKEEIVNITTFLTLNRLEKDNVIEYLTAEEGKINLQDKQVFLIDNVAYKSIVPPLEASSPAMTWDYGQRIISTDQKIRLVDTERKIIAMGNQGKVNLTDNEVFLTNNVYGESDENQAKIYADNLTWNIDNGKIVADGNVIYEQLNPELTFRGARAEGSLSDKNIVVISESNQKVVTTIVP
- a CDS encoding type II toxin-antitoxin system HicB family antitoxin codes for the protein MKYKYTAKYTKIPSGYMAQIMEWQEVITEGKSLTECRFLLEDALKEMILAYQQLGKPIPLSDTVF
- a CDS encoding glycosyltransferase — encoded protein: MRIALFTETFLPKVDGIVTRLKHTVEQLQKQGDEVLIFCPEGGMKEYKGAKINGIKGIPLPLYPELKLAIPNPSIRFALQRFKPDLIHVVNPAVLGVGGIYYAKKLNIPLVASYHTHLPQYLHHYNLGALEGLIWELLKLAHNQASLNLCTSTAMVNELENHGIERVDLWQKGVDTDKFHPSLASRAVREKLSQGNPDDPLLLYVGRVSAEKEIDKIKPVLESIPGARLAIVGNGPARSELEQLFADTNTNFVGYLHGEELGAAYASADAFIFPSSTETLGLVLLEAMAAGCPVIAARRGGIPDIVTDGVNGYMFDPSDASGAINATQHLLSMTEEREQLRQNARLEAEKWGWGAATAQLRNFYQGVVSPQSLPFVA
- a CDS encoding DUF1350 family protein, translated to MEWQEKNGNWLLIPTQPIGIIHFLGGAFVATAPQLTYRWLLEKLASQGYVIIATPFINTLDHKSIALSVLNKFENIMQTLGGNTGIDVNYLPIYGIGHSMGCKLHLLINSLFGLERAGNILISFNNYPLQKAIPFMDQILPSLTNNLKNNWQIDPNLQFEFTPSPEETTTLVKENYSTRRNLLVKFDNDNIDQTLILEPILQQLSPNLTTILKLKGNHLTPLGQDIDWQVGEVFTPFDAVGQWVKQNLSKDLYTLEKEISRWLNPVASFNTYS
- a CDS encoding FAD-dependent monooxygenase, coding for MTKEIIIIGAGIAGLTLARALQSKGIGFQIYEQANSFEALGYGIQVSPNVVRVLQQLDLEKQLKAISHRCFGFQLRSFSGDNNIASWQLNQDTPYYQCRRADLHELLFNSIEDKSRIHFSQKLAEYEQKGENLSFSLANNPEKYPAQALIGADGAHSTLRMSLFPDYKPIYAGYFAFRSILPFTEKYRSLWGKATVWMGENHHVVAYPNDNQQLGQCWLNLVLVVKEERWQEEGWALEADKQEIIARFGNKSALLDDILTDLLNTSEKCYKWGLFTHQPLPFWSKGKITLLGDASHPMLPFQAQGAGMAIEDAYCLAHFISEEKNIEIAFCKYQQLRQERATKVQQTSRKNAEIFHASGLKAMARNLALNTVSKINPSLINLKTAWIYDYDITKILR
- the mtnC gene encoding acireductone synthase codes for the protein MIKAIITDIEGTTSSISFVKDTLFPYAYEKMADFIKVNIENKIVKNIIIQVAEEAHINPNNIELIISTLRQWINEDRKIAPLKDLQGLIWENGYSNGDFTAHIYEDAYEKLLYWHQKNIPLYVYSSGSVYAQKLFFAHTNYGNILHFFRDFFDTKIGNKKESQSYQKIIEKIAIPAPSIIFLSDIEAELNSAQEIGMKTILVDRENQIKNSHHHPIVKSFTEIDLKISNSDIV